The DNA region CTTGTCGATCGCGATCGATCATCGCTCGGCGCGACCGATCGGCACGCAGCTCTATGTGATCTTGCGAGACCTGATGCTGTCTGGCGCCATCGCGGCCGGTGCCCGGCTGCCGGCCAGCCGCACCTTGGCGCGCGATCTCAGCTTGTCGCGCACCACGGTGATCGATGCTTTCGAGCGCCTGATCGCCGAGGGCCTCGTCGAATCGCGCGTCGGTGCCGGCACCTTCGTGAGCGGCGTGCTCAAATCGGAACATCCCCGGCAACCGCCGTCGACCACCAAGCCCACACCGCAGCGCAAGCCCAATCTGTCGAAGGCGATGGATCTTGCCGTCGGCCGCTTCAGCGACCGGCCGCGCCTGCCTTACGCGCCGCGCGCCTTCATCACCGCGCTCCCCGCCTTCGATGCCTTTCCGATGGCGCAATGGGCACGCCTCGCGGCCAAGCACTGGCGCGGCCGTCGCGAGGACGTGATGGGCTATGGCGCGCCATTCGGCCATGCCGCCTTGCGCGAAGCCATTGCGGCGCATCTGCGCGCCAATCGCGGCATTGCCTGTGAGAGGGAGCAGGTCTTCATCGTCGGCGGCGCCCAGCAGGCCTTCTATCTGATCGGCACCGTGCTTCTCGACCCCGGCGACAAGGTCTGGTTCGAAAATCCGGGCGCGATCGGGGCCCGCAACAGCCTGCTCGCCTGTGGCGCCGAGCTCGTGCCGGTGCCGGTCGACGGCGAAGGGTTGCGGGTCGAGGAGGGCTTGATGCGCAGCCCGCAGTTTCGCCTGGCGTTCGTGACGCCGTCGCACCATCAGCCGCTCGGCCATGTCATGAGCCTCGAGCGCCGCTTGGCGCTCTTGCGATCGGCCGAGCAGGCCGGCGCTTGGATCATCGAGGACGACTACGATGGCGAGTTCTTCTTCGGCCGGCGGCCTTTGCCGACGCTGAAGAGCGTCGATCGCACCGGGCTGGTGATCTATGTCGGAACCTTCAGCAAATCCCTGTTCCCGGCGCTTCGCTTGGGCTTCATGCTGGTGCCGCCCTCGCTGGTCGACACCTTCCAGAAGGTCTCCGCCTCCTTCGTGCACGGCGTGCCATCGAGCGTCCAGGCGGTGGTGGCCGAGTTCATCGAGGAAGGGCATTTCGGAGCGCATATCCGGCGCATGCGGCGTATCTATGAGGAGCGGCACTCGGCTCTCTGCGAAGCGGCCAGGCGCGATCTCGATGGATTATTGGACGTGGTCCCGACCGAAAGCGGGCTTCACACCATCGGCCATCTGCGCGGCAGTCTGTCCGAGATCGCGGTGGCGAGAGCGGCAGCGGAGCGCGGTATCGTCGTTTCGCCG from Rhizobiales bacterium GAS188 includes:
- a CDS encoding transcriptional regulator, GntR family, which codes for MVKREGGALLLSIAIDHRSARPIGTQLYVILRDLMLSGAIAAGARLPASRTLARDLSLSRTTVIDAFERLIAEGLVESRVGAGTFVSGVLKSEHPRQPPSTTKPTPQRKPNLSKAMDLAVGRFSDRPRLPYAPRAFITALPAFDAFPMAQWARLAAKHWRGRREDVMGYGAPFGHAALREAIAAHLRANRGIACEREQVFIVGGAQQAFYLIGTVLLDPGDKVWFENPGAIGARNSLLACGAELVPVPVDGEGLRVEEGLMRSPQFRLAFVTPSHHQPLGHVMSLERRLALLRSAEQAGAWIIEDDYDGEFFFGRRPLPTLKSVDRTGLVIYVGTFSKSLFPALRLGFMLVPPSLVDTFQKVSASFVHGVPSSVQAVVAEFIEEGHFGAHIRRMRRIYEERHSALCEAARRDLDGLLDVVPTESGLHTIGHLRGSLSEIAVARAAAERGIVVSPIARFSIEPTKVKGLVLGFGAIAPPAIRSGVAVLSEVLARQVKVDRPARRLARA